A single window of Caldimicrobium thiodismutans DNA harbors:
- the secG gene encoding preprotein translocase subunit SecG, whose amino-acid sequence METLLIVFQIILAILIVLIVLVNVTKGSEYGAVFRGAEAIFGGAGPTSFLNKVTMLLVILFFVNSLLLTKISTAKHKIMLPEKLPAKESPQKTQPPVPALPPVPPQNPPALPPQSK is encoded by the coding sequence ATGGAGACACTCTTAATAGTTTTCCAGATAATTCTTGCTATTTTGATTGTGCTTATTGTCCTTGTTAATGTAACTAAAGGTTCTGAATATGGTGCAGTTTTTAGAGGTGCTGAAGCCATCTTTGGAGGAGCAGGCCCAACAAGTTTTTTAAATAAGGTCACAATGCTTCTTGTCATCCTATTCTTTGTAAATTCCCTGCTTCTTACCAAGATTAGCACAGCCAAACATAAGATTATGCTTCCAGAGAAACTTCCTGCCAAAGAGTCCCCTCAAAAGACCCAACCTCCTGTGCCTGCTTTACCACCTGTTCCACCTCAGAACCCTCCGGCTCTTCCCCCTCAAAGCAAGTAA
- a CDS encoding DUF1844 domain-containing protein: protein MDLDKDLCNLINFNTFILSLNTAALVHLGELPDPITNRKELNLTLARHTIETLEMLKEKTKGNLTLEEEKLLQSILYELKLKYVKICS from the coding sequence ATGGACTTGGATAAGGATCTTTGCAATTTAATCAACTTCAATACTTTTATCCTTTCCCTTAACACAGCTGCCCTTGTGCACCTTGGAGAACTTCCTGATCCCATAACTAACCGTAAGGAGCTAAATCTGACTTTGGCCAGGCATACTATTGAAACCCTGGAGATGCTCAAAGAAAAGACCAAAGGTAATCTTACCCTTGAGGAAGAAAAACTTCTCCAAAGTATTCTCTACGAATTAAAGCTTAAATATGTAAAGATCTGTAGTTAA
- the tsaB gene encoding tRNA (adenosine(37)-N6)-threonylcarbamoyltransferase complex dimerization subunit type 1 TsaB, with product MEAPLKKEPLILAIETSGKFGGLALYRETLLEEINFYAKDSYSKRLFQILPFLLDKGGVSLQEIDYLAVDIGPGSFTGLRIGLSLAKALSLVYDFPVLPLSSLEILAYSFYSSTQPIIALIDAYSKEVFVGIYKFEGKNLQTLIEPGLYPLKEIPSLIKEPTLFISETIEKWESFFRETLRERFLLPPFQPVLRAGLLSQVAKLKLELNQIKPERAEDILPLYLKASEAERKRCFSIS from the coding sequence ATGGAAGCTCCATTAAAAAAGGAGCCCCTCATCCTTGCCATTGAAACCTCAGGGAAATTCGGGGGCCTTGCCCTATATAGAGAGACGCTTCTTGAGGAGATAAACTTTTATGCTAAGGATTCCTATTCTAAGAGGCTTTTTCAGATATTACCTTTTTTACTTGATAAGGGAGGCGTCTCCCTACAGGAAATTGATTATCTTGCGGTAGATATCGGGCCTGGCAGTTTTACGGGATTAAGAATAGGGCTTAGCCTTGCTAAGGCCCTCTCCTTAGTTTATGATTTTCCTGTTTTGCCTCTGAGTAGTCTTGAAATCCTGGCTTATTCCTTTTATAGTTCAACTCAGCCCATAATTGCCCTGATTGATGCCTATTCTAAGGAAGTATTTGTGGGGATTTATAAATTTGAGGGAAAAAACCTGCAAACTCTTATAGAACCAGGGCTTTATCCCCTTAAAGAGATTCCCTCTTTAATTAAGGAACCGACTCTTTTTATCAGTGAGACCATAGAGAAGTGGGAGAGTTTTTTTAGAGAGACATTAAGAGAAAGATTTTTGCTTCCTCCTTTTCAACCAGTCCTTAGAGCTGGCTTGCTTTCTCAGGTGGCTAAGCTAAAATTAGAGTTAAACCAGATTAAACCTGAAAGGGCAGAAGATATTCTGCCTCTTTATCTGAAGGCCTCAGAGGCTGAAAGGAAAAGATGTTTCTCTATCTCTTAA
- the ispE gene encoding 4-(cytidine 5'-diphospho)-2-C-methyl-D-erythritol kinase, which translates to MKSLFCLAPAKINLTLQVLRKREDCYHEIYSLFQKVSLFDELEIERERPSFELIFECDEEIELEKNLLYKAWRLFKNTFQVKEEIKIWVKKRIPLGAGLGGGSSNAGTLLKNLAKLYEIERAKLFPIAVSLGADVPFFLEDLFAAEATGIGEILKPFPSFSVYYLLLYPGFKIDTAWAYHTLNLTKEKNPIKYEASLPPWEKKEGLLNDFKGLLYKKYPLYEDLERALKEVGAKGVSISGTGSTLFGVFEKLPTNAYLRLKKFLKGGKIFLVKNLNGSGGN; encoded by the coding sequence ATGAAATCCCTATTTTGTTTAGCTCCAGCAAAAATTAATCTTACCCTTCAGGTATTGCGAAAAAGAGAAGACTGCTATCATGAGATTTATAGCCTCTTTCAAAAGGTTTCCCTCTTTGATGAATTAGAGATAGAAAGAGAACGCCCTTCCTTTGAATTGATCTTTGAGTGTGATGAAGAGATTGAGCTTGAAAAGAACCTTCTCTATAAGGCCTGGAGACTATTTAAAAATACCTTTCAAGTAAAGGAAGAGATAAAAATCTGGGTCAAAAAAAGAATTCCCCTTGGAGCAGGTTTAGGGGGAGGAAGTAGTAATGCAGGAACTCTTCTTAAAAACTTAGCCAAACTTTATGAGATTGAGAGAGCAAAACTTTTTCCTATAGCAGTAAGTCTTGGGGCGGATGTTCCATTTTTTCTTGAGGATCTCTTTGCAGCTGAAGCAACTGGCATTGGAGAGATACTTAAACCCTTTCCATCCTTTTCTGTCTATTACCTTCTCCTCTATCCGGGTTTTAAGATTGATACTGCCTGGGCTTATCATACCCTTAACTTGACAAAAGAAAAAAATCCTATTAAATATGAAGCCTCTTTACCCCCCTGGGAGAAAAAAGAGGGACTTTTAAACGATTTTAAAGGGCTACTTTATAAGAAATACCCCCTATACGAAGACCTGGAAAGAGCTTTAAAAGAGGTAGGGGCAAAGGGTGTAAGTATCTCTGGAACGGGTTCTACCCTTTTTGGGGTATTTGAAAAGCTTCCTACCAATGCCTACCTGAGACTAAAAAAATTTTTAAAAGGTGGTAAAATATTTCTTGTTAAGAATTTAAACGGGAGTGGAGGAAATTAA
- a CDS encoding ribose-phosphate pyrophosphokinase has translation MFVNHLKIFSGSANRELSEKICRYLATPLGHSTLKRFSDGELFVEIDENVRGADVFIVQPTCTPVNENLMELLIMIDAARRASARRITAVIPYYGYARQDRKTAPRTPISAKLVANLIVVAGARRVLTMDLHAGQIQGFFDIPVDHLYALPVFLQYIKEHFKGNEIVIVSPDAGGVERAREYAKRLESTMAIVDKRRPRPNESEVMSIIGDVRDKIAVIIDDMVDTAGTICKAAEAILDRGAREVYAIATHPVLSGKALERIAASPLKALIVSDTIPLREEAKVLDKIKVLSVANLLGEAIRRIHTDDSISSLFI, from the coding sequence ATGTTTGTTAATCACTTAAAGATTTTTTCAGGCTCAGCGAACCGTGAGTTATCTGAAAAAATCTGCAGATATTTAGCAACTCCTCTGGGACATAGCACTCTAAAAAGATTTAGCGATGGCGAGCTCTTTGTAGAGATCGATGAAAATGTTAGAGGGGCTGATGTTTTCATTGTTCAGCCAACTTGCACCCCTGTGAATGAAAATTTGATGGAACTTCTTATTATGATTGATGCAGCAAGAAGGGCCTCTGCCCGGCGTATAACCGCGGTTATTCCCTATTATGGCTATGCCAGGCAGGACAGAAAAACTGCCCCCAGAACTCCTATTTCAGCAAAACTTGTGGCAAACCTTATTGTAGTTGCTGGGGCAAGAAGGGTTTTAACTATGGATCTTCATGCCGGGCAGATTCAGGGCTTTTTTGACATTCCTGTTGATCATCTCTATGCCTTACCAGTATTTTTGCAGTATATAAAAGAGCATTTTAAAGGAAATGAGATAGTAATTGTCTCTCCAGATGCTGGGGGAGTTGAAAGGGCAAGAGAGTATGCCAAAAGATTAGAAAGCACCATGGCTATTGTGGATAAAAGAAGGCCCAGGCCTAACGAATCAGAGGTTATGAGTATCATAGGGGATGTAAGGGACAAAATTGCAGTAATTATTGATGATATGGTAGATACGGCTGGAACCATCTGTAAGGCAGCTGAGGCTATTTTAGATAGAGGGGCAAGGGAGGTCTATGCTATTGCCACTCATCCTGTCCTTTCAGGAAAAGCCCTTGAAAGGATTGCCGCTTCTCCACTGAAAGCCCTAATTGTTAGTGATACTATTCCTCTAAGAGAAGAGGCTAAAGTCCTTGATAAAATAAAGGTTTTGAGTGTAGCTAATCTCCTTGGAGAGGCTATAAGAAGGATTCACACCGACGATTCTATAAGTTCACTTTTTATATAA
- a CDS encoding ABC transporter permease gives MFLYLLKRISILLVTLWGITILTFGILHLAPGGPLSPLTEFNPKITPEFREKLVKMYGLDKPLHIQYLNWLKGILRFDFGRSFALDQRPVWDKIKERLPITLLINSISLFLILLVSIPMGVFSAVRAGSKLDRFFTIFTFFGYAMPSFWLALLLMMFFGVKLQLLPISGLHSIVGYDQMNFWQKLWDWTKHLLCPLFVATFGGIAGFSRYLRNSLIEVLHADYITYARAKGLPERVVLYKHALRNALLPVITLLGLSLPGLIGGSVIFETIFGIPGLGQLMWQAVMSRDYPVIMANLLLVSFLTLLGNFLADLGYALADPRIRIGEKR, from the coding sequence ATGTTTCTCTATCTCTTAAAAAGAATTTCTATTTTACTTGTCACCCTTTGGGGAATAACCATTTTAACCTTTGGAATTCTTCACCTTGCTCCAGGTGGTCCTTTGAGTCCATTGACGGAATTTAATCCCAAGATTACTCCTGAATTCAGAGAAAAACTTGTAAAGATGTATGGTCTTGATAAACCCCTTCACATCCAGTATTTAAACTGGCTAAAAGGAATTTTAAGATTTGATTTTGGCCGTTCCTTTGCCTTAGATCAGCGACCTGTCTGGGATAAAATTAAAGAGAGGCTTCCCATAACTTTGCTTATCAATAGCATCTCCCTTTTCCTTATCTTATTAGTAAGTATTCCAATGGGTGTTTTTTCTGCAGTCAGGGCAGGAAGCAAACTTGATCGTTTTTTCACCATATTTACCTTTTTTGGCTATGCCATGCCAAGCTTTTGGCTGGCCCTATTACTGATGATGTTTTTTGGAGTTAAGCTACAGCTTCTTCCTATATCAGGGCTTCACTCTATTGTTGGATATGACCAGATGAATTTTTGGCAAAAGCTCTGGGATTGGACAAAACACTTACTCTGCCCCCTTTTTGTAGCAACCTTTGGTGGTATCGCTGGGTTTTCCAGATATTTAAGAAACTCCCTGATTGAGGTCTTGCATGCAGACTATATCACCTATGCCAGGGCTAAGGGTCTTCCTGAGAGGGTAGTGCTATATAAACATGCTCTAAGAAATGCCCTTCTTCCTGTGATAACCCTTCTGGGGCTCTCTTTACCGGGCTTAATTGGAGGTTCAGTTATTTTTGAGACCATTTTTGGAATACCTGGGTTAGGGCAACTTATGTGGCAGGCGGTTATGAGCAGGGACTATCCTGTAATTATGGCAAATTTACTCCTTGTTTCCTTTCTAACGCTTCTTGGGAATTTTTTAGCTGATTTGGGTTATGCTTTAGCTGACCCACGCATAAGAATTGGAGAAAAGAGGTAA
- a CDS encoding phosphate-starvation-inducible PsiE family protein has translation MTPEEKSQNFRIRAREFFIKLEEYLYYLVAIGLIIGFGIVMIDGLVILINLYNTANFTEGAIKFLDKILVSLIFLEIFYTVLVAILEESAVKCVEPFILVAITALVRRLLILSFELSHPTIFSTERMKYYLIEMALVGILILMLIFSLILFRRSKR, from the coding sequence ATGACTCCTGAAGAAAAATCCCAAAACTTTAGAATTCGGGCAAGAGAGTTTTTTATCAAGTTGGAAGAGTATCTCTATTATCTCGTAGCTATAGGGCTGATTATAGGTTTTGGCATTGTTATGATAGATGGTTTAGTCATTCTTATCAATTTATACAATACCGCTAATTTTACAGAGGGAGCCATTAAGTTTTTAGATAAAATACTTGTTTCTCTGATATTTCTGGAGATTTTCTATACAGTTTTAGTTGCCATTTTAGAGGAAAGTGCTGTAAAGTGTGTTGAACCCTTTATTTTGGTTGCTATTACTGCCCTGGTTAGAAGATTATTAATTCTTTCTTTTGAGCTCTCCCATCCCACTATCTTTTCTACAGAGAGAATGAAGTATTATCTTATTGAGATGGCCCTGGTTGGGATATTGATTTTAATGCTTATCTTTAGTCTTATTCTCTTTAGAAGGAGTAAGAGATAA
- the rseP gene encoding RIP metalloprotease RseP — MLITILATIIVIGILVFVHELGHFLAAKKMGVRVEIFSLGFGPKILGFLKGETEYRISLIPLGGYVKLYGEHPDTLPNVAETEKAFAFKKTWQKAFIVIAGPLANFIFAFLAFWLIFSFIGRTFTPPKIGEIFPGSPAEKAGLQKGDLITEINGKSVKSFEDILLELRKEETPQEIELKVRRGTEILLFKVKPELMEGTNVFGKKTRVPFLGVKSAPEQIHERLDPISAFGLAAKKVYDFTSLTFLAIYKLFTGELPFSTLGGPITIGKFAGDSARLGIVAFISFMALLSINLGVLNILPLPMLDGGHLVIFGIEALRGNPLSLKTQELIFKIGLVLIIALSIAVFYNDILRVLSGWKLH, encoded by the coding sequence ATGCTCATAACCATTCTTGCTACCATAATTGTCATCGGTATCCTTGTCTTTGTTCATGAGCTTGGTCATTTTCTTGCTGCAAAGAAAATGGGTGTCCGGGTAGAAATCTTTTCCTTAGGGTTTGGTCCAAAGATATTGGGCTTTCTTAAGGGAGAAACGGAATATCGTATCTCTTTAATTCCCCTTGGCGGATATGTAAAACTTTATGGAGAGCATCCTGATACCCTGCCGAATGTAGCTGAGACTGAAAAGGCCTTTGCTTTTAAAAAGACCTGGCAAAAGGCCTTTATCGTAATAGCCGGGCCTCTTGCCAATTTTATCTTTGCCTTTCTTGCCTTCTGGCTTATCTTTTCTTTTATTGGTAGAACCTTTACGCCTCCCAAAATTGGTGAGATTTTCCCTGGGAGTCCAGCGGAAAAAGCAGGTCTTCAAAAGGGAGACTTGATTACCGAGATTAATGGAAAGAGTGTTAAATCCTTTGAAGATATTCTTCTTGAACTAAGAAAAGAGGAAACTCCTCAAGAGATTGAACTCAAAGTCCGGAGAGGAACAGAGATTCTTCTTTTCAAGGTAAAACCAGAGCTAATGGAGGGGACTAATGTCTTTGGCAAAAAGACCCGGGTGCCTTTTCTTGGAGTCAAGTCTGCTCCTGAACAGATTCATGAAAGGCTTGATCCAATCTCTGCCTTTGGGCTTGCTGCCAAGAAGGTTTATGACTTTACCTCCCTTACTTTTTTGGCTATTTACAAGCTCTTTACAGGAGAGCTTCCCTTTTCTACTCTTGGAGGGCCTATTACCATTGGAAAATTTGCTGGAGATTCCGCGCGGCTTGGGATTGTAGCCTTTATCTCTTTTATGGCTTTGCTTTCCATAAATCTGGGTGTTTTAAATATCTTACCCCTTCCCATGTTAGATGGTGGGCACCTTGTCATCTTTGGGATTGAGGCCTTAAGAGGAAATCCTCTCTCTTTAAAAACCCAGGAACTTATCTTTAAAATTGGCCTTGTGCTAATTATTGCCCTTTCTATTGCTGTTTTTTATAATGATATACTTCGCGTTCTTTCAGGATGGAAGCTCCATTAA
- a CDS encoding FmdB family zinc ribbon protein — translation MPLYEFECESCGAIFEVFLKRDEPYPECPLCHSSKIIKLPSLFGFQDKSAYRSARERAILQRARDYLQDGKLRDAQRFLEKARAFHPTDKVKQLSEKLAERRAPKEGFLIKPEAVIIKKKG, via the coding sequence ATGCCTCTTTATGAATTTGAATGTGAGTCCTGTGGAGCCATCTTTGAGGTATTTTTAAAAAGGGATGAACCCTATCCTGAATGTCCCCTTTGCCATTCCTCTAAAATTATAAAACTCCCCTCTCTTTTCGGATTTCAAGATAAAAGTGCTTACCGATCTGCAAGAGAAAGAGCCATTCTCCAGAGGGCAAGAGATTATCTTCAAGATGGAAAACTTAGAGATGCCCAGAGATTTCTTGAAAAGGCCAGGGCATTTCATCCCACAGATAAGGTTAAACAACTTTCTGAAAAACTTGCTGAAAGAAGAGCTCCAAAAGAGGGTTTTTTGATAAAGCCCGAAGCGGTTATAATTAAAAAGAAGGGGTGA
- the dxr gene encoding 1-deoxy-D-xylulose-5-phosphate reductoisomerase: MKGLVIFGSTGSIGTSALSLLTEFKENFKILGLSGRSNLKKLKIQAETYQVPYLVVENKASADWLKANLSYKAEILIGDEGLKELAECSDAEIFLIAISGIKALIPVYYALKKGKRVALANKEAIISAGSFLRETAKAFGGEIIPVDSEHSALFQLLRCEERRFVKTLILTASGGPFLNWDIKDFIKITPELALKHPTWKMGAKITIDSATLMNKGFEVLEAIELFSFPPSCIKVIIHPQSIVHSFIEMSDGSLLAHLSQPDMKIPIAYALSYPERWEIPFSKINLAELKELTFREVDFKRFPCLSLAFDVAERGFPYPLILEAADEEVVSAFLEKKISFPQIPCLLEKTLNEFKFTFGQARVLEDYLNLHKEVLAFTKEIIKREGLCS, translated from the coding sequence ATGAAAGGGCTGGTTATCTTTGGTTCTACAGGCTCTATTGGAACCTCTGCTCTGAGTCTTTTAACTGAATTTAAAGAAAACTTTAAAATCCTCGGCCTCTCAGGAAGGAGTAATCTTAAAAAACTTAAAATACAGGCTGAGACATATCAAGTGCCCTATCTGGTAGTTGAAAATAAGGCCTCTGCAGATTGGTTGAAAGCCAACCTTTCATATAAGGCAGAAATTCTTATAGGAGATGAAGGTCTTAAGGAATTAGCTGAGTGTTCAGATGCTGAGATATTTCTTATTGCTATTTCGGGAATAAAGGCCCTTATCCCTGTTTATTATGCCCTAAAAAAGGGAAAGAGAGTAGCCTTAGCCAATAAAGAAGCCATAATCTCTGCAGGAAGCTTCTTGAGAGAAACCGCCAAGGCTTTCGGAGGAGAGATTATACCTGTGGATAGTGAACATTCAGCCCTGTTTCAACTTTTGCGCTGTGAGGAGAGGAGATTTGTCAAAACCTTGATTTTGACTGCTTCCGGAGGCCCCTTTTTAAATTGGGATATCAAGGATTTTATCAAAATTACCCCTGAACTTGCCTTGAAACATCCCACCTGGAAGATGGGAGCTAAAATTACCATTGATTCTGCTACCCTTATGAATAAAGGTTTTGAGGTCCTGGAAGCTATTGAGCTTTTTAGTTTTCCTCCTTCGTGCATCAAGGTAATTATTCATCCCCAGAGCATTGTTCATAGTTTTATAGAGATGAGTGACGGAAGTCTTTTGGCTCACTTAAGTCAACCAGACATGAAGATTCCCATTGCCTATGCCCTGAGCTATCCTGAAAGGTGGGAGATTCCCTTCTCTAAGATAAACTTAGCTGAGCTGAAGGAACTTACCTTTAGAGAGGTAGATTTTAAGCGTTTCCCCTGTCTAAGTCTTGCCTTTGATGTAGCTGAGAGAGGGTTTCCTTATCCTTTAATCCTTGAGGCAGCAGATGAGGAGGTGGTCTCTGCCTTCCTTGAAAAAAAGATCTCCTTTCCCCAAATTCCCTGTCTTCTTGAAAAAACTCTAAATGAGTTTAAATTTACTTTTGGACAGGCAAGAGTCCTTGAGGATTATCTGAATCTTCATAAGGAGGTGCTTGCCTTTACTAAGGAGATAATCAAGAGGGAAGGTTTATGCTCATAA
- the pth gene encoding aminoacyl-tRNA hydrolase — MWIYCGLGNPGLTYEKTRHNFGFLALTAFATKHKLNFQMNSALESELAFYRDKAILLKPMTYMNLSGRAVKKALNKYGLSPQNLLVIYDDLDLPLGRMKLLPKGGSGGHRGVQSIISELQTKEFPRLRLGIGRPEKGDPRDYVLSPFREEEWPIVESVLEKVVLALEELLYHGLLKTMHKVNSGE, encoded by the coding sequence GTGTGGATATATTGCGGACTTGGGAATCCAGGACTTACCTATGAAAAAACACGGCACAACTTTGGCTTTCTTGCGCTTACAGCCTTTGCTACTAAGCACAAGCTCAATTTTCAAATGAATTCGGCCTTAGAGAGTGAGCTTGCCTTTTACAGAGACAAAGCCATACTATTGAAGCCTATGACTTATATGAATCTTTCAGGGAGGGCGGTTAAAAAGGCCTTAAATAAATATGGACTTAGTCCTCAAAATCTTCTTGTTATTTATGATGACCTTGATCTTCCTCTTGGAAGGATGAAACTTTTACCCAAGGGTGGGTCAGGGGGACATCGAGGGGTTCAATCTATTATTTCAGAGCTTCAAACCAAAGAATTTCCAAGATTGAGACTTGGGATTGGACGCCCTGAAAAAGGCGATCCAAGGGATTATGTCCTTTCACCTTTCAGGGAAGAAGAATGGCCAATAGTTGAGAGCGTGCTTGAAAAAGTGGTTTTAGCTCTGGAAGAACTTTTATATCATGGACTTTTAAAAACCATGCATAAAGTAAATTCTGGAGAGTAG
- a CDS encoding 50S ribosomal protein L25: MKLVTLNAMKREKTGKETAKKMRKAGYIPAILYGKGAQPLPFGVRYPEFEKVYRRHHGETVIYTLNFENGENLMKQAILKEIQRDPVTDMFIHLDFQVIEEDKPIELKVPLEFVGKPVGITKGGVLEIHLHDIVVECLPVHIPDKITVDLSKLDVGQSLHVRDIKVPETIKIVSSPGETVATLVAEEEEIQASE, encoded by the coding sequence ATGAAGCTGGTAACCTTAAATGCTATGAAAAGGGAAAAGACCGGTAAAGAGACCGCCAAAAAAATGCGTAAAGCTGGGTATATCCCAGCTATTCTTTACGGTAAGGGAGCTCAGCCTCTTCCCTTTGGAGTGAGATATCCAGAATTCGAGAAAGTTTACAGGCGCCATCATGGAGAGACAGTTATCTATACCCTTAACTTTGAAAATGGAGAAAACTTGATGAAACAGGCCATTCTTAAAGAGATCCAGCGGGATCCTGTTACAGATATGTTTATCCACCTTGATTTTCAGGTTATAGAAGAGGATAAACCCATAGAACTCAAGGTACCTCTTGAATTTGTAGGAAAACCCGTTGGAATCACGAAAGGTGGAGTCCTTGAGATACACCTCCATGATATTGTAGTTGAATGTCTGCCTGTGCATATTCCAGATAAGATTACTGTTGATCTAAGTAAATTAGATGTGGGCCAGAGTTTACATGTAAGAGATATCAAAGTCCCTGAAACTATTAAAATTGTTAGTAGCCCTGGAGAGACGGTAGCAACCTTAGTAGCTGAAGAAGAGGAGATTCAAGCCTCTGAATAG